The Symphalangus syndactylus isolate Jambi chromosome 1, NHGRI_mSymSyn1-v2.1_pri, whole genome shotgun sequence DNA segment AATGCCAGTCACGCTGTCTCTGAGGGCCAGGGGCGTGCGTGTAGACCTGAGTCCAGCTCATGAGACATGGCACAAATGAGATGTAGGCAGAGACTGACCTGGGACCTGGGCCAAGGTTTCTGCAGAGGAGTGCCGATCTCCGGGCAGACGGCACAGAGCTGTGGTCTCTGGGAGGTGGGCACCACCCTCCTCGGGCACTGGGGGCTGGCATCCACATCTTCCCAGTCTGCCAGCCTGTGGCCCCAACTTCTGGATGTCTGTCAGCAATGCCGTCCTCACCCACAGGTGACCCTTGGGGACAGTCCCAGTGGAGACCTGTTCACCTGCCACATCTGCCAGAAGGCCTTCACCTACCAGCGCATGCTGAACCGCCACATGAAGTGTCACAACGATGTCAAGAGGCACCTCTGCACGTACTGCGGGAAGGGCTTCAATGACACCTTCGACCTCAAGAGACACGTCCGAACTCACACTGGTAAGTGGAAGCCCATGGCTGGGAGGAGCACGCCGAATCCACCTGGCCGCGGCCGTGTGGGAAAAGTCCAGCACCCCCTGCTCTCCCTCGGTGACAGGCAGCCCGGGAGGGCATCCCAGAGCTCAGGGCCAAAGTCCTCCTGAGCTCATCAGTTAGGAGTTTTGATTTGAGAGTCACTCGGGAGGCTGGTGTTGGACAGGCCTCCGTCCATCCCTTGGCCCTAGAGGCAGGGGTCCTGTCCTTTCTGTGTCTGGAAGCAGCCGACAGCCTCTAAAGTCCCTGCCAGGTCTCTGATGCTGGCCCCTGTCCTCCCCACAGGCGTGCGGCCCTACAAGTGCAGCCTGTGTGACAAGGCCTTCACGCAGCGCTGCTCTCTGGAGTCTCACCTCAAGAAGATCCATGGCGTGCAGCAGAAGTACGCGTACAAGGAGCGGCGGGCCAAGCTGTACGTGTGTGAGGAGTGCGGCTGCACGTCTGAGAGCCAGGAGGGCCACG contains these protein-coding regions:
- the OVOL1 gene encoding putative transcription factor Ovo-like 1 isoform X2, with translation MSLRDSSYSMAPGPCVVAQLPSEDMGYLTDPQSRDHGFLRTKMKVTLGDSPSGDLFTCHICQKAFTYQRMLNRHMKCHNDVKRHLCTYCGKGFNDTFDLKRHVRTHTGVRPYKCSLCDKAFTQRCSLESHLKKIHGVQQKYAYKERRAKLYVCEECGCTSESQEGHVLHLKEHHPDSPLLRKTSKKVAVALQNTVTSLLQGSPHL